Proteins found in one Miscanthus floridulus cultivar M001 chromosome 4, ASM1932011v1, whole genome shotgun sequence genomic segment:
- the LOC136551066 gene encoding benzyl alcohol O-benzoyltransferase-like, whose amino-acid sequence MKLDFAVRRREPELVGPARQTPRETKRLSDIEDQVGLRWHVPFVLFYRGRGDAAGNDDPAALVRRALGEALVPYFPLAGRLREVEGRKLVVDCTGEGVVFVEADADVRLAELEAARLRPPFPCMDQLLFDVEGSGGFLNSPLLLIQVTRLRCGGFVFALRLNHTMCDAAGIVQFMRAVGELARGLPEPTVAPVWSREILDARSPPRPSFPHHEYDPLPPPPPPPSCPPPGDDMVMRTFTFGPDHVAAIKKGLSEQRGSSKATTFEALAAFIWRARTAALEIPADEDARLVIAASVRGVRDLDLPAGYYGNACVYPAAVATAGSLRGGGGTPGDAVELVREVKRSAVSAEYVRSTADLMALRERPSLATANMLIVSDNRHAGFRHVDFGWGEPVYGGPAGALFVLSFIVAVTNGDDEDSIAVQIALPRSAMDRFASEVKMLC is encoded by the exons ATGAAGCTCGACTTCGCCGTGCGCCGGCGCGAGCCGGAGCTCGTCGGCCCGGCGAGGCAGACGCCACGCGAGACCAAGCGCCTGTCCGACATTGAGGACCAGGTGGGGCTGCGCTGGCATGTGCCGTTCGTCCTCTTCTACCGCGGCCGTGGCGATGCGGCCGGCAACGACGACCCGGCGGCCCTGGTCCGCCGCGCGCTCGGCGAGGCGCTGGTGCCGTACTTCCCGCTCGCCGGGAGGCTGAGGGAGGTGGAGGGGCGGAAGCTGGTCGTCGACTGCACCGGCGAGGGCGTGGTGTTCGTGGAGGCGGACGCCGACGTGCGGCTGGCGGAGCTCGAGGCGGCCCGGCTGAGGCCGCCGTTCCCCTGCATGGATCAGCTCCTGTTCGATGTCGAAGGCTCCGGCGGCTTTCTCAACAGCCCCTTGCTGCTTATCCAG GTGACCCGATTGCGATGCGGCGGCTTCGTCTTCGCGCTCCGACTAAACCACACCATGTGCGACGCCGCGGGCATCGTGCAGTTCATGcgcgccgtcggcgagctcgccCGCGGCCTCCCGGAACCGACCGTCGCGCCCGTGTGGTCCCGCGAGATCCTGGACGCCCGCAGCCCACCAAGGCCATCGTTCCCTCACCACGAGTACGAcccgttgccgccgccgccgccgccgccgtcgtgtcCACCACCGGGCGACGACATGGTCATGCGGACCTTCACCTTCGGCCCGGACCACGTCGCCGCGATCAAGAAGGGCCTGTCGGAGCAGCGGGGCAGCAGCAAGGCCACGACTTTCGAGGCGCTCGCGGCGTTCATCTGGCGCGCCCGCACGGCGGCGCTGGAGATCCCCGCGGACGAGGACGCGCGCCTGGTGATCGCCGCCAGCGTCCGGGGCGTGCGCGACCTGGATCTCCCCGCGGGCTACTACGGGAACGCGTGCGTGTACCCGGCGGCGGTGGCTACCGCGGGGTCGctgcggggcggcggcggcacccCGGGCGACGCGGTGGAGCTGGTGCGGGAGGTGAAGAGGTCGGCGGTGAGCGCCGAGTACGTGCGGTCCACGGCCGACCTGATGGCGCTGCGCGAGCGGCCGTCCCTGGCGACGGCCAACATGCTCATCGTGTCCGACAACCGGCACGCGGGGTTCCGCCACGTCGACTTTGGGTGGGGCGAGCCCGTGTACGGCGGCCCCGCGGGCGCGCTGTTCGTGTTGAGCTTCATCGTCGCCGTCACAAACGGCGACGACGAGGACTCCATCGCCGTCCAGATCGCGCTGCCGCGGTCAGCCATGGACCGGTTCGCGTCCGAGGTGAAGATGCTGTGTTGA